ACGTCGATCACCGGGGGTGCGAGCGAGTAGGCGAGGTGGTCCACGGTGAAGGTCGCGATCGTGGCCCTCCGGTCGGCAAGCGGCTCCGGTCGCATCGCATCCACCGCACCGCAGCTTGTGCAGACGCGCTGGGGCGGCAGGTGCACAGTGGCGCAGCGCTCGCAGCGGGAGCCGTGGAAGGCGAACTTCCAGCGTTCCGACCGCGCCGAGGGCGGCGCTTCGGGCGGAACCGGATCTGGCCGACGCGGGGGCTCGCGCTCCAGCAGCCCCCGCCACGTCAGATAGTCGGCGTAGCTCGTTGGCCTTCTTGCGGCGATCTGGTCGCGCACGGTGGGACCCCTGCGCGCCTCGAGGACCGCCTCCCTCACAAGCAGCACCAGTGCGTCGCAGCCGTCCGCCGCGTGCAGGACCACGATCGTCTCGCCAGGCTGGGCGCGCTCCAGCGTCTCCGCGAGCTTGACGCCGGCGTCCGCCGCGCCGAGGTACCCGATCTCGTCCGCCAGGCTCGCGCCGGCCGCCGACTGCTCGGGGCCGCTTCGGTGCAGGTAGCGCGCGACCCGCGAGTGGGGGCTGGACACCACGAGATGATCGGGCTTCTCTATCCCTGCCGTGGCCAGCGCTCGCTTTAGGACCGCCGCCCCCAGCGGCCGATAGCACTCCAGGCCGAAGCGCTCTTCCCAGACGCGGCTCGCGAAGTCCCCTGGGATGCGCCAGCGGTCGAGGAACTCCGCGCTCTCGGACTCCTGCGCGAGCGGTTCCGCGATCACGTGCTCGCCCTCGCCGAAGGCGAAAGCTGCCGCGCCGTCGCCGCCCTCGCGCTCGTCGGCCGAACCTGGCCGCCCGATCCGGATGTCGGACAGCACAGCGAGCCCATCCCCCGCCTCGGCCGCCAGCCGCAGCGCCCCCATCGCGCCGCGCACCGAAGCGCCCAGGTCCACCGCCATGATCGACGAGTCCAGCGCCAGCGCGGAGTGGATTGCCGAGGCGTTGGTCTTGTCGACATAGGCGGGCGAGGTCGTCGCGAAGGCCACCAACCCCGGCGGGGCGCTGCCCGCTCTCGCCCGGCGTGCGGCTTCCACGCCCATCGAGGTTGTGTCCTCGTCGTAGCTGGCGACGGCGCGTTCGCCTCTGCCTCCGTTGCCGCCCAGCGCCTCACCGATCCGGTCGCGCGAAAGCCGGTGGCAGGGAACGTAGGCCCCGTAGGAGACGATTCCCCTCATCGAGCGTTACACGACTCTGGCCGCGGCCTTACCGCGCAGCACTTCTCCACGGGGGCCGGCGACGCTGAAGCTGCATTCGGCGATCCGCTCTCTCCCCGCCTCGCGGACGGCGTCGACCCGGCCGTTCAGCTCGAGCACGTCGCCCGGCCAAACCTCGCCGACGAAGCGCGTGCTATAGCTCCGCAGGTTTGCGAGGCCGACCCATCGCGCCAACACGGAGGCCAGCGTGCCCGACTGGAGCAGGCCGTGGGCGAACACGCTGGGCATCCCGGCTCGCGTCGCGAACTCCTCGTCGTGGTGCATCGGGTTGAAGTCCCCGCTCGCGCCGGCGTAGCGGACGAGC
The sequence above is drawn from the Thermoleophilaceae bacterium genome and encodes:
- a CDS encoding OB-fold domain-containing protein, yielding MRGIVSYGAYVPCHRLSRDRIGEALGGNGGRGERAVASYDEDTTSMGVEAARRARAGSAPPGLVAFATTSPAYVDKTNASAIHSALALDSSIMAVDLGASVRGAMGALRLAAEAGDGLAVLSDIRIGRPGSADEREGGDGAAAFAFGEGEHVIAEPLAQESESAEFLDRWRIPGDFASRVWEERFGLECYRPLGAAVLKRALATAGIEKPDHLVVSSPHSRVARYLHRSGPEQSAAGASLADEIGYLGAADAGVKLAETLERAQPGETIVVLHAADGCDALVLLVREAVLEARRGPTVRDQIAARRPTSYADYLTWRGLLEREPPRRPDPVPPEAPPSARSERWKFAFHGSRCERCATVHLPPQRVCTSCGAVDAMRPEPLADRRATIATFTVDHLAYSLAPPVIDVVLDFDEGGRYQCQLTDADSEEVAIGNRVEMTFRRTHTAQGIHNYFWKGKPARSEA
- a CDS encoding MaoC/PaaZ C-terminal domain-containing protein translates to MPALAEVAPTTPTAPVPLREGDALPTIETEPITRTQLVRYAGASGDFNPMHHDEEFATRAGMPSVFAHGLLQSGTLASVLARWVGLANLRSYSTRFVGEVWPGDVLELNGRVDAVREAGRERIAECSFSVAGPRGEVLRGKAAARVV